One region of Bradyrhizobium betae genomic DNA includes:
- a CDS encoding CbbQ/NirQ/NorQ/GpvN family protein translates to MNATLHALAAPAPTLPAYVASGNECALFEHAWRHQLPILLKGPTGCGKTRFVAHMAARLGLPLHTVACHDDLTAADLTGRYLLKGGDTVWADGPLTRAVREGGICYLDEVVEARKDVTVVLHPLTDDRRILPLERTGEELAAPERFMLVVSYNPGYQTLLKALKPSTRQRFVAIEFGFLPPEQEIAVVAAESGLAPDYVRPLVLLAGRLRALKGHDLEEGVSTRLVVYCATLIAAGASIADAVLAGMIEPLTDDADVKAALLDVARAVIS, encoded by the coding sequence ATGAACGCAACACTCCACGCCCTGGCGGCGCCCGCGCCCACGCTGCCGGCCTATGTCGCAAGCGGCAACGAATGCGCGCTGTTCGAGCACGCCTGGCGGCATCAATTGCCGATCCTGCTCAAGGGGCCGACCGGCTGTGGCAAGACGCGCTTCGTCGCGCATATGGCGGCGCGGTTGGGATTGCCGCTGCACACCGTCGCCTGTCACGACGATCTCACTGCGGCCGATCTCACCGGCCGCTATCTGCTGAAGGGCGGCGATACGGTATGGGCCGACGGTCCGCTGACGCGCGCGGTGAGGGAAGGCGGCATCTGCTATCTCGACGAAGTCGTGGAGGCCCGCAAGGACGTCACGGTGGTACTGCATCCGCTGACCGACGACCGCCGCATCCTGCCGCTGGAGCGCACCGGCGAGGAACTCGCCGCGCCGGAGCGATTCATGCTCGTTGTGTCCTACAATCCCGGCTACCAGACGCTGCTCAAGGCGCTGAAGCCGTCGACCCGGCAACGCTTCGTCGCCATCGAGTTCGGCTTCCTGCCGCCGGAGCAGGAGATCGCGGTGGTCGCGGCCGAAAGCGGGCTTGCGCCCGACTATGTGCGGCCGCTGGTCCTGCTGGCCGGTCGTCTGCGCGCGCTGAAGGGGCACGATCTCGAGGAGGGCGTTTCGACCCGTCTCGTCGTCTATTGCGCCACCCTGATCGCCGCAGGCGCGTCGATTGCCGATGCCGTGCTCGCCGGCATGATCGAGCCGCTGACGGATGACGCCGACGTCAAGGCAGCGCTGCTCGACGTCGCGCGTGCCGTGATCTCCTGA
- a CDS encoding cbb3-type cytochrome c oxidase subunit I: MKYQTQKVAMLYFYGALTLFLAQVLFGLLAGTIYVLPNTLSVLLPFNIVRMIHTNALIVWSLIGFMGATYFLLPEETETELYSPLLAKIQFWMFFGAAGVAVVGYLFHYHEGREFLEQPFIIKVGIVVVCLMFLFNVTMTALKGRKTTVTNILLFGLWGVAIFFLFAFYNPANLAVDKMYWWYVVHLWVEGVWELIMASVLAYLMIKLNGIDREVVEKWLYVIIGLALFSGILGTGHHFYWIGAPGYWQWIGSLFSTLEVAPFFTMVIFTVQMTWKAGRKHPNRAALLWSVGCSVMAFLGAGVWGFLHTLSSVNYYTHGTQVTAAHGHLAFFGAYVMLNLSVMAYAIPQLKGRAPYNQWLSMASFWIMCTAMMTMTFALTFAGVVQVHLQRVLGQSYMDVQDQLAMFYWVRLGSGVFVAISALMFVWAVLVPGRERQATIPAALQPAE; the protein is encoded by the coding sequence ATGAAATACCAAACCCAGAAAGTCGCGATGCTGTACTTCTACGGCGCGCTGACCCTGTTCCTGGCCCAGGTCCTGTTCGGCCTGCTCGCCGGGACCATCTACGTCCTGCCCAATACGCTGTCGGTGCTGCTCCCGTTCAACATCGTCCGGATGATCCACACCAACGCGCTGATCGTGTGGTCGCTGATCGGCTTCATGGGGGCCACCTACTTCCTGCTGCCCGAGGAAACCGAGACCGAGCTGTACAGCCCGCTGCTGGCGAAGATCCAGTTCTGGATGTTCTTCGGCGCCGCGGGTGTGGCCGTGGTCGGCTATCTCTTCCACTACCACGAGGGACGTGAGTTCCTCGAACAGCCCTTCATCATCAAGGTCGGCATCGTCGTCGTCTGCCTGATGTTCCTGTTCAACGTCACCATGACGGCGCTCAAAGGGCGCAAGACCACGGTCACCAACATCCTGCTATTCGGCCTGTGGGGCGTCGCGATCTTCTTCCTGTTCGCCTTCTACAATCCGGCGAACCTCGCCGTCGACAAGATGTACTGGTGGTATGTCGTCCATCTCTGGGTCGAGGGTGTCTGGGAGCTGATCATGGCCTCCGTGCTCGCCTATCTCATGATCAAGCTCAACGGCATCGACCGCGAGGTCGTCGAGAAGTGGCTCTACGTGATCATCGGCCTTGCGCTGTTCTCGGGCATCCTCGGCACCGGCCATCATTTCTACTGGATAGGCGCGCCCGGCTACTGGCAGTGGATCGGTTCGCTGTTCTCCACCCTCGAGGTTGCGCCGTTCTTCACCATGGTGATCTTCACGGTGCAGATGACCTGGAAGGCCGGCCGCAAGCATCCGAACCGCGCTGCGCTGCTGTGGTCGGTCGGCTGCTCGGTCATGGCGTTCCTGGGCGCGGGCGTCTGGGGCTTCCTGCACACGCTGTCCTCGGTGAACTACTATACACACGGCACCCAGGTCACTGCGGCGCACGGCCATCTCGCCTTCTTCGGCGCCTATGTGATGCTGAACCTGTCGGTGATGGCCTATGCGATCCCGCAGCTCAAGGGACGCGCGCCCTATAATCAGTGGCTCTCGATGGCGAGCTTCTGGATCATGTGCACGGCCATGATGACCATGACGTTCGCGCTGACCTTCGCCGGGGTGGTCCAGGTCCATCTCCAGCGCGTGCTTGGCCAGAGCTACATGGACGTGCAGGACCAACTGGCGATGTTCTACTGGGTCCGGCTCGGCTCCGGCGTGTTCGTCGCGATTTCCGCGCTGATGTTCGTCTGGGCGGTGCTGGTACCGGGCCGCGAGAGGCAGGCGACGATCCCGGCTGCTTTGCAGCCTGCCGAGTGA
- a CDS encoding c-type cytochrome → MAERLTKSAARNVFYGGSAFFFAIFLGLTAHSHYYMVTTSTDASTLTSSVARGKHVWEKNSCINCHTLLGEGAYFAPEVGNVWDRWGGNEDPAGARETLKAWMQSQPSGVEGRRQMPQFNLTDQELNDLADFLQWASKIKRQEWPPNKAG, encoded by the coding sequence ATGGCTGAACGCCTGACCAAGTCGGCCGCTCGAAACGTCTTCTACGGCGGCTCGGCCTTTTTCTTCGCCATCTTCTTAGGGCTGACGGCGCACAGCCATTACTACATGGTCACGACATCGACGGACGCCTCGACGCTGACGTCGTCGGTCGCCCGCGGCAAGCATGTCTGGGAGAAGAACTCCTGCATCAACTGCCACACGCTGCTGGGTGAGGGCGCCTATTTCGCGCCCGAAGTCGGCAACGTCTGGGATCGCTGGGGTGGCAACGAGGATCCGGCCGGCGCGCGCGAGACGCTGAAAGCCTGGATGCAGTCGCAGCCTTCCGGCGTGGAAGGGCGGCGGCAGATGCCGCAGTTCAACCTCACCGACCAGGAGCTCAACGATCTCGCCGACTTCCTGCAATGGGCCAGCAAGATCAAGCGCCAGGAATGGCCGCCGAACAAGGCCGGCTGA
- a CDS encoding cytochrome C oxidase subunit IV family protein: MPDRLNVTWVVLIGLALATILLPPLMPRPLLGNALLLALAAIKGRRIALDFMDLRNVPTLWRGLVGAWILIVVLFAWLASAVVALI, encoded by the coding sequence ATGCCAGATCGCCTGAACGTCACCTGGGTCGTGCTGATCGGCCTCGCGCTCGCAACCATACTGCTGCCTCCGCTGATGCCGCGGCCCCTGCTCGGCAATGCGCTGTTGCTGGCCCTGGCCGCCATCAAGGGTCGCAGGATTGCGCTCGATTTCATGGATCTTCGGAACGTTCCCACGCTGTGGCGCGGCCTCGTCGGCGCGTGGATTCTCATCGTGGTGCTGTTTGCCTGGCTCGCATCCGCCGTCGTCGCCCTGATCTGA
- a CDS encoding cytochrome c oxidase subunit 3 family protein, translating to MIWVLIFSELVAFGLFLGAFTVARAIHPAVFAAGQAALDSNLAGLNTVVLVTSGWAAARATNSARASEKRISRRWLLIAMALGGFFIAIKLAEYAGEIGRGAGLETSPFFTLYFLLTGFHLLHVGLGIVILAVVCRRAEISGVETGTAFWHMVDLVWIVMFPILYLVR from the coding sequence ATGATCTGGGTGCTGATCTTCAGCGAGCTCGTCGCGTTCGGTCTGTTCCTCGGTGCATTCACGGTCGCCCGCGCAATCCATCCGGCAGTGTTCGCGGCGGGGCAGGCGGCACTCGATTCGAATCTCGCAGGCCTCAATACCGTCGTGCTGGTGACCAGCGGCTGGGCTGCGGCCCGGGCTACCAATTCCGCGCGGGCCAGTGAGAAGCGGATTTCGCGCCGCTGGCTCCTGATCGCCATGGCGCTCGGCGGCTTCTTCATCGCGATCAAGCTCGCCGAGTATGCCGGGGAGATCGGTCGCGGCGCTGGCCTGGAAACCAGCCCGTTTTTTACGCTCTACTTCCTCCTGACCGGCTTCCATCTCCTGCATGTCGGTCTCGGCATCGTCATCCTCGCTGTGGTCTGCCGGCGCGCCGAGATATCCGGCGTCGAGACCGGGACCGCGTTCTGGCACATGGTCGATCTGGTCTGGATCGTCATGTTCCCGATTCTGTACCTGGTGCGGTGA
- the mmsB gene encoding multiple monosaccharide ABC transporter permease encodes MTDKTVSLPEERRHGSFIKNNLRNYGMLLSLIAIMLFFQVMTGGTLLQPLNLTNLVLQNSYIVIMALGMLLVIVTGHIDLSVGSVAGFVGAVAALLMVTYKVDYTLAFIVCLAVGAAIGAAQGYWVAYFKIPSFIVTLAGMLVFKGLALAVLQGQSLGPFPPTFQKLSSGFIPELLPEAGTLHPTSMLIGALLALGLVYASARSRTRELSHGIEVEPYAFFLGKSIVLACAVLYFTYLIATYRGLPNVLVIMGGLIALYGFVTRRTVIGRQIYAVGGNAKAASPSGIKTERLTFLTFVNMGVLAALAGLVFAARLNTATPKAGLGFELDVIAACFIGGASAYGGVGRVGGAVVGAMIMGVMNNGMSILGIGIDYQQVIKGLVLLGAVCIDVYNQRR; translated from the coding sequence ATGACCGACAAGACGGTTTCGCTGCCCGAGGAGCGCCGGCACGGCAGCTTCATCAAGAACAACTTGCGCAATTACGGCATGCTGCTGTCGCTGATCGCGATCATGTTGTTCTTCCAGGTCATGACCGGCGGCACGCTGCTGCAGCCGCTCAACCTCACCAACCTGGTGCTGCAGAATAGCTACATCGTCATCATGGCGCTGGGCATGTTGCTGGTGATCGTCACCGGACACATCGATCTTTCGGTCGGGTCTGTCGCAGGCTTCGTCGGTGCCGTGGCCGCTCTTCTCATGGTGACCTACAAGGTCGACTACACGCTCGCCTTCATCGTCTGCCTCGCGGTCGGCGCCGCCATCGGCGCGGCGCAGGGCTATTGGGTCGCCTATTTCAAGATCCCGTCCTTCATAGTGACCTTGGCCGGCATGCTGGTGTTCAAGGGCCTTGCGCTCGCGGTGTTGCAGGGCCAGTCGCTCGGGCCGTTCCCGCCGACCTTCCAGAAGTTGTCGTCTGGCTTCATTCCGGAACTGCTGCCCGAAGCCGGCACGCTGCATCCGACCTCGATGCTCATTGGGGCTCTGTTGGCGCTGGGGCTGGTCTATGCCAGCGCCAGGAGCCGCACGCGCGAGCTCTCGCACGGCATCGAGGTCGAGCCTTACGCGTTTTTCCTCGGCAAGAGCATCGTGCTGGCCTGCGCGGTGCTCTACTTCACCTATCTGATCGCGACCTATCGTGGCCTGCCGAACGTATTGGTGATCATGGGCGGGCTGATCGCGCTCTATGGCTTCGTCACCCGCCGCACCGTGATCGGCCGCCAGATCTATGCTGTCGGCGGCAACGCCAAGGCGGCGAGCCCGTCGGGCATCAAGACCGAGCGGCTGACCTTTCTCACCTTCGTCAACATGGGCGTGCTGGCCGCGCTGGCCGGCCTCGTCTTTGCAGCACGCCTCAACACCGCGACGCCCAAGGCAGGTTTGGGCTTCGAGCTCGACGTCATCGCCGCCTGCTTCATCGGCGGCGCCTCTGCCTATGGCGGCGTCGGACGCGTCGGCGGTGCCGTGGTCGGCGCGATGATCATGGGTGTGATGAACAACGGCATGTCGATCCTCGGTATCGGTATCGACTACCAGCAGGTCATCAAGGGCCTGGTGCTGCTCGGGGCGGTGTGCATCGACGTGTATAATCAGCGGCGGTGA